Sequence from the Helianthus annuus cultivar XRQ/B chromosome 13, HanXRQr2.0-SUNRISE, whole genome shotgun sequence genome:
tcaatttatTTTCCAATTTTTAATGCATGTTCTATATACATTGATTTTTATggaatttgtttatttttttactattttaaaaTCACAAAAGCATTTAATCCTGATTTTTCTATATATACACACCTTGGTTTTTCCGAAATggaaaaaatattttaaaaacttATTTTGTTTAAGTTTTTTAAAATTTAGACATGCTTATAGAATATTTTAAAAATAACTTTACAacattttcaaaatcaaagttaTAAACAAATAAATGTGTGACAAGTTCGACCTATGTGGCGATTTAGACATGTATGGCAAACAAGCAAGCCAATCATCAAATCGCCAttgtccccgccgcaacgcgtggGATGGCATCAACTCGTGAAATACAAATACAAACTTTTTAAAAATAGAAGTATAAAAATACGAAACGTTACATTACTTGGCCTATAAAGAGCGTCCAAATAATTATTATGGATGTTCATATACCAACACCCTTTTTATCGGAGGTGTATTTTCCAATGAAATACAAATACAAACTTTTTAAAAATAGAAGTATAAAGATACGAAACGTTACATTACTTGGCCTATAAAGAGCGTCCAAATTAAAATTAGGAGTGTGATAAATATACCCAAGATAAAGATAAATATACCCAAAAGTGAAATTTAGTAATGATTAactacttattatattattttattataaagttaaaagtaataattatcttttattataaagtcaaaagtaataattacgtttttatcttattttattttataatacttttgttacttttttatattctattatactattattagtattaacatcaatattaataaataaataatcaagacacTTTATTATAAATACGAAAGTGAAAAAGTTAATCATAAATAAATAACGAGTCTCTAATAAAACAGTAAACGTGCAAATATTTTTTAAGCTTTGCATGCTGACTCTCTACTCTATTGGTTGTGTTATTTCCAAAGTTGAGATGTTGATCAATCCAGACAGAAACAAACCTTTCCTTGTAGTCGTTTAACCAATTTTCATTTACATATGCTAAAACACCTGAAAATCAAAATAAATTAGTATGAAAATAACCTAGATCGCAAAACTACTTTCACGACGATAAAATTGGGTATATAATTCTAGACGCCACCTATACATGATCTCCCATCCAGCCGCAGACATGCTAATAAGGCGAAAATTCCTTTTTGGCACTTTGTTGTTGCGATTTCTTCAAGTTTGGTCGtccacaagtttttttttttttttttttttttttttttttttgaacttgaGGCTCCAGAATGTCGGTTTTACCTAGACCAAATATATCCTTCAGTTTTCTTAACCAACTTTTTTATACTCAGGGTCTGAtatgttaaaatatttttttggACTGAAAGAGTTAAACCGGTTAAAacacaggggccaaaatagtaatttactctttCAACAATTTGGTTTTGTTTATAATAGTGAAAACTTATTACTAGTGGTTTCATTCACGATTTGATCTAAAATCCGTCAAAAGAAATTGTGAATGGCTCAAATAAAACCCTAACGCCGTAACAAATTTAGtaattaagaaaataaaaatgCTCTATCAAAAAGTTTACTATTAGAATCACAAGATCAATTGAACCATCCATAACTAAACGGTTAAGCGTCTCAAATGAAGACGGTTCAAGAATACTCAACAAAACCGATTGTATATATCGTTTCTCATCTAAACCGGCTTAAAAAATATTGCTTAATCTCAAACTAATTACTATTAAAACACATAATTACTCTAAAATTGATACACCATATGATCTGATTAAAAAACATCATCTTCATTTACTAAGAAGACTTTCTTTATGAATTAGGATCCTTTAAGTCCAAAAATAAAATCACATTTAAATTTTGAACCACCGATTTTTTCCTTTTTACTTTGATTCATAGAgttctttttttttctcatttttattaaACATTGTTACTGCTATAATTAGTAATTAATATTATGATTTATAAAATTAAAGTTgtggatatatttttttaaattcaaaCGGTTAGTTTCAAAACTGTTAAATATTTGAAATTTAACTTTCGTTTACAAAATCTTTGATTTGGTTATATATGAACTTTTGAAAATATTATGTATTAAATACACCCTGTTCAAAGAATTAAAAGTTGAGTGAGAGAAATTATTAGTTTATGGAAACTTGAAAAATTGACTTAtggaaaaaaagtaaaaaaaaaaaattaacctttagGTGTATTTAATACAATCCTAAAATTATTATGAATGTTTATATACCAACACCCTTTTTATCATAGGTGTATTTTCCAATGAATCATCTTGAATGACACTATTAAATGTATCAAATTTCCAATGCAGACACAAATTTTTCAAACTACACAGCATTAACATTAAGTATTGAAGAGAATATTCTACATTAAATgcaacatttttttttgaaagaagaTATTTAATATTTCTTTAAGGTTAGAACCGTTAAACTTTAAGATAATGAATAGTGGTTTGGTAATTAATCACATGATCTTTTTTAACAAGACCTTCACGTCATCTTAACCAAATCAATTGATGGAAAAGATATAGTGATGAAGTATGTGGTTTgtaattgaatttttttttggttgattaaagccaaaaccTAACCAATCTCTCTCTTGATCTTGCTCGTGGCCACAACAACGTAGGAAGCCAAAAATCAAACAACcactaaggggggggggggtggtgcCCGTGGTTTGCAAGTGGTTTGGCAAACAACATGCCATTACACATGTTAAAAAAACTGTACTTTAATTTTATAGGTTTTAGGTAAAGTTGTACCCAGCCTCACCCATTGAATGCAACATATATGACGCAAAGTATAAAACCAATATAGAAGTTAAATTCTTGTATCTCATTACAATAGAGATATAAATAGTTATGGTATAAGTATATACAAAGATACGAATTGTAATTATATAACTATAAGAGTATAATTGTATTACAACATTGATCTTATTTTCATGATTATTTATAAACagttattttaaaaacattttctaaACAAAAACGAAATGTTGTacttatccaaaaaaaaaaaatctaaataagatgatttttttaaataccgatgagtgtttttttttttttttttttgctataaATAGCTTTCATACATCTCACAATTAAAAAGACACTAATAAACAAATCCGAAAATCGCTAAGTCCTCCATATTTCATTTCGCTGAACCATGGCTAAGGGAAGAGGTAGTGCATTGGTGGCGATGGTTGTGTCTTGTCTATTACTTGTGACGCTTCAATGTGAGCTAGCTCATGCAGCTACCTATGTCGTCGGCGATGGCAATGGTTGGACATTCAACGTAGCTGGCTGGGAAAAAGGCAAGAATTTCAATGCCGGCGATGTCCTTGGTATCTTCTTAACATCTTATCATTACTTTCCATGCTTACATGATTATATATTTAGCTAAAACCAATGACTTAGCCTAATATGTGTGGATTTCCTTTTTTTTGGTTAAATTGATAGTAACAATTTAATAACAAAGCAAGTGCTTATTTAAttgaattattatttattttatgatgGAAATAGTGTTTAATTACCCAAAAGGAGCACATAATGTTGTGGTAGTGAGCAAGGCAGGGTATGATAGGTGCACCACTACCCCAAGCGACAAGGTTTACACAAGTGGGAAAGACCAAATTACTCTTGTGAAAGGTCTGAACAACTTTATTTGCAGTTTCGCTGGTCATTGTCCTAGCATGAAGATTGAAATCTTTGCATCTTAgagtaaaaaatataataataatagtaataattcTAATAAATAATTCTActtctttgcatttatgtttgtGTTAAAAGAGTTTCTTTTATAACTACAAAAATATGGAACGTTACATTACTTGGCCTATAAAGAGTGTCCAAATTAAAGTTATGGATGTTCATATACCAACACCCTTTTTATCAGAGGTGTATTTTCCAATAAATCATCAACTATTGAATGACGCTATTAAATGTTTTAAATTTCCAATGCAAACACAAATTTTTCAAGGGTTATTCTATTTACACCACACTCTATTTTCCATTTACACCCTTCTCTACTAAATTTATTACAAATTAATTACTTTCGACCTTTGAAGAccaataatattaattaatttaatcATCAAATTCTGCACCATATTTAATTACATGGAATATGAAAATCTGTGCCAATTTTAATTACAACTTGGAATGTGAACCGAATGGTCCACTAATTAATGGATATTAAAAGAATTTTGACTGACCAAAATCAATTGTATAAATCATGAAAGGGTGTTGCCATATACGATACGAAACCATCGACGTCACCATATGCGGAAGAACCGTTGCTAACAACAGACCCTCAAGTCTCTTAGACTATGTGTAGTGGTTAAAcactataatgcccccaccatggggcgttttgcgccatgtggcgtcctagtcagcaagggggcattatagcaaaagtggtgtagtgggtataatgccccataatgcccatattatttttaagaaaaaaaaaaagcacACAACATACAAACGAAATTCAGCAACTTTCAAAAAGGTGTCAGAGCATGTGGCACATGTGGGTAAATGTCATTGGTAGGTCAACAATCACACAAACCACTTAGGCGTTTAATTTAAACGCCGGCAACGATTTTTTGGTTttaaaacgccccaaaacgccccccGTAATGGGGATATGGGCGTTATAGAGCGTTTTGGggcaaaaatttttaaaaataacgcCCCATTACGCTTGGTCTTAGATTCAGTTTTGAATTGcataatcatatttttttttttttgaacggcggcTATTTTATTCGAATATAAAATAGAAACAAAGGGGCCAACAAGAAGCTGGGAGTCCCGAAAAAACAAATTACAAGATAATATCTCGGACGTTAAAGTCCCGCCACCTCTCCCAATCTAACCCGCTGAATTTAGACCTACACTTTATCCACAAATACGAGTCCTCCTTAATCGCTTCCACCACTCTAGTGACGTTGAACTGCACCTCATCAAAGATTAACGCGTTACGCGCCTTCCAAATCCTCCATAAGGTGGCGTAAAAAATGACCTCAATTACCTTCTTCCAGCAAGCCGACCCTTTCATATCTTTTAAGCCATTCGCCATCTCCCGAACTAACAAAGGCTGGGTAAAAGTCGGGACCTTGACCCACATGCAAACATGCCACCAAACCGCTCTTGCAAAGACACAAGACACGGCTAGGTGGTCAATGGTTTCCTCCTCACGGCCACACATTCTGCAACTCAGATTTGTGATAGGCACCCCGCGATGCGCAAGTACAGTTTTGACAGCAATACTCCCCAATCTGAGCTTCCAAATGAAGTATAAAACTTTGCACGGGGTCCACACATTCCAATTAAAACCATCCGACATAACCCGAATGTTCAGAATTTCAGCCACCTTCCAGCGAAACTGAGCCACTGAATAGGATCCATCCAATGCAACAATACCCAGCGATTCAGCTCCAGGAATTCCAGCTTTGTCGATGTCTTTTGTGACCATTAAAATGTCCTTCCAATTCCCTGCAATATTAGTTATAAGTGGATTGTCTTGCACACCATCAGATCTGTTGTGAATAGCTTTTATAACATTGGACCAAAGGTGATTCGGATAATGCTTAAATCTCCACTTCCATTTAAGAAGTAAGGCCCAGTTTAGGGTGCGAATTTCACCCACCCCGAGGCCGCCCAACCTCATATGAGCTTGAACTTTGCTCCAAGCCACCCACCTCATCTTGCACCTCGAACCCGTGTGACCCCAAACAAAATCTCGACGAATACCTTCTAAGGTTTTGATAACCTTTAGCGGGGCTTTAAAAATTGAGAGGTAGTAGGACGGTAAGTTACCAAGCACCGCCTTGGCAAGGGTAATTCTACCCCCCATCGACAAAGTCTTTGATTTCCATCTAGAGAGTTTTTTTGCAAATTTGTCAATAATAGGTCGCCACGGCTTAACGCGCTTCATATTCTCACCAATAGGAAGGCCTAAGAACATAAATGGAATATCGCCTTTTTTGCATCTAAGATTGTTAGCCATAGCAAGAATAGTATCGTTATCCACTCCCACCCCCATTATGCTACTTTTGGCTAAATTCACCTTTAAACCTGACACTAGGTAAAGGCACCTTAGGATTCTTTTGAGATTCATCACATTCTTTTCCGACCATCTACCCAAAAAAATGACGTCATCCGCATAACACAAGTGTGTTAAAACCGGGCCACCATTCGGAAGTTGAACTCCCTCGAAAAGGCCCAGTCTAACCGCTCTCTTCATGAATACTTCAAGAACTTCCAACACTAAAATAAATAGAAACGGGGATAATGGGTCACCTTGCCGGAGTCCCCGTTTGAGGTAAAACTCTTTCGACGGGGATCCATTCACAAGAACAGACGCCTTACTAGAGGAGAGGCAAGCATTCACCCACCTTCGCCATCTTTTAGGGAATCCCATCATCTTCATGTTATCTAAGAGGAACCCCCAATTCACCGAATCATAGGCTTTATCAAAATCCACCTTAAACAACATTATTTCCGCCTTTTGCTTCTTCGCCCAAGAAATAACTTCATTAACTATAAGAGGGCCGtcaaaaataaatcttttttcCACAAAAGCTGATTGGGTTTGAGATGACACAGAATTCATCACCCCCTTTAGGCGATTAGCGAGCGTTTTTGCTATCACCTTATACACAACTCCAATCAACGAGATAGGCCTATACTCCGACAGCTGCTGCGGGTCTTGCACTTTTGGGATTAAAGTGAAAAAAGAAGAATTACATCCCGGGTTAATTCTACCCGAGACATAAAACTGGTACATCAATTCCATGAACTTTGGCTTAAGCTCCTCCCAGAATCGCTTCACGAACTTGAATGTGAACCCGTCCGGACCTGGGGCTTTATCACCCCCACACTCCCAAATGGCGTCTTTAATCTCCTTTTCTGAAAAATGGCCTGTTAGGGCCCTAGCTTGATTCAACGAAATTTTTTGGAATTCGTTTACCAAGAGTTTTGGCCTTCTTTTCATCGGTTCATCAAACTTATCTTTGAATACCCGCCTTATTTCCTTCTTCATGGTATCCGGGTCCGTAATAGCAATGCCATCAATGATGATTGTATTTATCCGCTTACTCGCCTGACTCATATTAATGAACTTATGAAAAAAAGAGGAGTTATCATCCCCATACATAATCCAGTTAACTTTTGCCTTCTGTCTCAGCTCCGAACACTTCAGTTTTTCCAGCTTCTTTAAAATCACCTTACAATTTATTCTGGACAATTTTTCTTTGTCGTTTAGGAGCCTGCATTCAGCTGCCTTTTCAATTTTTGCAAGCGACTGGGTTGCCAAAATTCTGGATTCTTCCTCCTGGTATCTTCCTCTTTCCCTCCAAACTTTGATTTTGCCCTTTA
This genomic interval carries:
- the LOC110903424 gene encoding basic blue protein, with the protein product MAKGRGSALVAMVVSCLLLVTLQCELAHAATYVVGDGNGWTFNVAGWEKGKNFNAGDVLVFNYPKGAHNVVVVSKAGYDRCTTTPSDKVYTSGKDQITLVKGLNNFICSFAGHCPSMKIEIFAS